The DNA sequence ACAAATAGGCACGACCACCGCAAGCTTTATGTTGCGGCGCGTTTTTTCCAGGGTCAGATAGAGTGATGCCGCTGACGTCATCAAAACGCTGGCCAGCCAGAACCCAAGGCCGTACATCACGAACATATAGGCAAGCACGATCAAACAGAATACGAGCACGTCGAAGTGGGCCAGCCGGTCTTCCCGGGCCAGACGAACAACATCCGGAAGGCGTTTCTTAATTGCCGCGAAAATAACCTTTGCGGTCAACGCCACGGCTATCCCCAGGGCAAGGTAGGTGGCCAGACGGGGAAATATCCAATCCTTTGCATTAGCGCCGGGATCGACCCAAAATATGGCACCGATGCAGAACATGACCAACGCGGTCAGGAGGTCTCGGTCTAATAATCTTTGCATGATGCTTCCTACTCTGTCTCTTCTGCGGTCGCCGGTCGACCCCCAGATTTGCCCTCGGCCGCTGCGCTCGCGCGCTCGGCCGCCTGATCCTTCCATCGTGACCATACCACCAGGGAAATCGAGAGAACCGTGATGGTAATGAGGATGATGTTGATCGTACCGGTGAAGAAGACATTGGCGACTGAAGTTGCATCGGCGATGTACATTGCTTGTATAAGTGAAGGTTCAATGATGGGACCCAGAATCAAGCCAAGACCGATCGGTCCGGGATGGAAGCCCAGTCGCTTGACCAGGAAAACGAACACCCCAATCCCAAGCATCATGTACACATCGAAGATATTGTTTCGGATCGCATAGGATCCGATCATGGCCAACAGCATGATCAGGGGCGCCAAAAGCCGCAAGGGGATGCGGATTATTCGAACCAGTACCGGCGCAAATATGGTGCCAAGGATGAAGGTTACAATCCCAGCCGCCATCAACGACCAACCAAAGGAATAGATCAACGTTGCGTTGGTCTGGAAAAGTTCCGGGCCGGGGTTCAAGCCGCGTAGCATGAGGGCGCCGGCAATGACTGCGGCAGGCGATGAGCCGGGGACACCCAGTGTCACCAACGGGATCATCGACGCTGGAGCCGCGGCATTATTGGCGATCTCCGACGCGGTCACGCCGCGCACGTCTCCCTTGCCGAATTGGCTACTATCCTTACTCCAACGCACCGCCTCGTTATATGAGACGATTGCGGCGATAGGGCTACCGGCACCAGGCAGGATTCCGACGAAGCTTCCGATCGCTGCCGAGCGCACGAAGTGCACCGGTTCGGAGAGCACTTCCCGAATCGTCTTCATGGCCACACCAGACTTGGGTTTGTATTCGGCGATAAAGTCTTTTTTGCGCAGATCGCCGACCATCGACAGAACCTGCGGCACAGCAAACACGCCGATCAGCCCTGCAACGAGGGACACGCCGCCACGTAACTCCGGAATGCCAAAGGTGAAGCGCGCCAGTTCATTGCCATGACTGATCCCGACACTACTTATCAGCAGGCCGATCGCGCCGCCGGCGAGACCCTTCAAAATAGAGTCGCCGGCCAGGCTACCGATAATTGTCAGGGCGAAAACCCCCAGCCAGAAAAACTCGGGCGGGCCGAATTTAAGCGCAATCTCGATCATCGGCCACGCGAGCAACAGGTAACATCCGGCACCAAAGAGAGTCCCGAGCGCCGAACTGAAGCAAGATGCAACGATTGCTTCTTGTCCGCGTCCCTGTAGGGTCATGGGGTGGCCGTCGAAGGCGGTGGCCATCGCCGCCGGTGTTCCAGGCGTATTTACAAGACATGCAGGTATGGCGTCAGAAAACATCGCGCAAACATAAAGGCCACCCAACATGGCCATGCCCTGGCCGGGTTCCAGGGCGAAGGTGAAGGGGACGAGTAAGGCTGTGCCCATGGTGGCAGTGAGCCCCGGAAGCGTGCCGACCACCATGCCAATCATGACTCCCACGGTGAGCCAAAACATGTATTCCGGCTGGATCGCCTGCATTAGTCCTTCGATCACTGAAATATTCCTAACATAATTGTCATTTTTGTTATCTGTGCAGCTCCAACGGGTTTTCGCCCTCGCGAGCCGGCGGGTGGTAAAAGATTGGGGAGATTCTCGATTTTATGCCCATACAAAAAGGCTGCTCTCGCATCGAAATTTACGATGCGAGAGCAGTCGTAACCTCGAAAGATTCTATTTATTTGCGTATTTCTTCATAGAATCTTTGACATAGTCCAAAGCTTCGGCCGGGGTCTGCCACACTTGCTGCAGACCATTGTCCGTCACGATTTTTGCCACCTTGGGATCTTTGGTCGTCTTGTTAAGCGCGGCGTTAAGTTTCGCCACGCGATCAGCCGGCGTACCCGGAGGCGCCATGATGCCCCAGGTCGTCAAATAGCCCCACCGCGGCTCATTCGGAACACCGCTGAGAACGCCGCTGCCTTTGCCTGCCCCGGCGAGCACCAAGGTGTTCAACTTCGCGGCATGCCTGGTGGCATGGTTCGACGCGGTCATGCCGATATTGACGTGCCCGCCCAACAGCATTGGTATCATCTTACCAACACCGCCCGAGACTGGAACGTAGGTCAGTTTGATCCCGAGATCTTCGGCGAGATCGCCCCAGTTCACCCTACCCGTGCTGCCGACACCGGCGACGGTGAGCTTGCCTGGGGTCGCCTTGGCGGCGGCCACAAGTTGTTCAATGGTTTTGAACGGGCTGTCCTTCGTGACCATGACAGCACCAACCGCGCGGGCGGTCATGCCGATATAGGCGAATTTATCGGGCTTGAAGCCGACATCCTTGCCCCTGGAGGAGATGACGATGTTGGGAACGACCACGTTACTGATGGTGTAGCCGTCGTTTTTCGAGCGCCAAAGTTCGTTGAAACCAACAGCACCACCGCCGCCAGTTTTGTAGACGATCCGAATCTTGACGCCGAGTGCTTTTTCCAGACCGGGCACGAGACGACGCGCCTGCTGATCGGAACCACCGCCCGGAGAATAAGGAACGATAAACGTGATGGGTTTATCAGGATATTCGGCCTTAGCAGCACCTGCGGTGACCGCCAAGAATGCGCCAGCGACGGCGACAAGAACTCCGCTACGTATATAATTCTTCAATTTTTCCTCCCGTTGATTAATTTTCATTCACTGTCGAGACGGGTTTCTTCTTCCATCTCCATTACGAATTCGATCACTTAGCACAAAGGTGAACTTCTGCATACGAAGTCATAATCGTGTTCATAATAAGATGCCCGCCATAAATGTCCATACATTGTAAAAATATTACATACAATACTAACCAGAAATTATATCAAGCGGATCTGCCTCAGATTACGCCATTTCTCCTGCCGAAATGAGCTAACCCCGCAGCCTATTTGTATCGGCAGACAAGCGGTCCGTGATGTAGAGGATGGCCTGAACAAGGACGAGGCTCTGAGGCACGTCAGGCTTGATCCCCTACGAAACCTCAGCCAGGCGCTGCTTGAGTTCCTCGACATTGGGCACAGCGACATAATCCTCGCTTAGACCTCCCGAACCGGCCGGGCTCTTGCACGAAAAGAAGCGGCAGGGACTTTCGAGGATTCGTATGCCGTGGACGGTGTTCCGTGGGATGTGAACGAGATCTCCGGGACCGACGGTGAAGATTTCGTCGCCGAGCAGATGGGCGATGCGACCTTCGAGAAAGTAAATCCACTGCTCATCATTAGGGTGGGAGTGCGGCGGCGGCACTTCGTCGCCCACGTAAGTTACGATGCCAACCTTAATGAGTTCGCCGCCAAACTGCATCATCAT is a window from the Rhodospirillaceae bacterium genome containing:
- a CDS encoding cupin domain-containing protein produces the protein MPVYKAQDMQATPDVKNPSVMMMQFGGELIKVGIVTYVGDEVPPPHSHPNDEQWIYFLEGRIAHLLGDEIFTVGPGDLVHIPRNTVHGIRILESPCRFFSCKSPAGSGGLSEDYVAVPNVEELKQRLAEVS
- a CDS encoding tripartite tricarboxylate transporter permease codes for the protein MIEGLMQAIQPEYMFWLTVGVMIGMVVGTLPGLTATMGTALLVPFTFALEPGQGMAMLGGLYVCAMFSDAIPACLVNTPGTPAAMATAFDGHPMTLQGRGQEAIVASCFSSALGTLFGAGCYLLLAWPMIEIALKFGPPEFFWLGVFALTIIGSLAGDSILKGLAGGAIGLLISSVGISHGNELARFTFGIPELRGGVSLVAGLIGVFAVPQVLSMVGDLRKKDFIAEYKPKSGVAMKTIREVLSEPVHFVRSAAIGSFVGILPGAGSPIAAIVSYNEAVRWSKDSSQFGKGDVRGVTASEIANNAAAPASMIPLVTLGVPGSSPAAVIAGALMLRGLNPGPELFQTNATLIYSFGWSLMAAGIVTFILGTIFAPVLVRIIRIPLRLLAPLIMLLAMIGSYAIRNNIFDVYMMLGIGVFVFLVKRLGFHPGPIGLGLILGPIIEPSLIQAMYIADATSVANVFFTGTINIILITITVLSISLVVWSRWKDQAAERASAAAEGKSGGRPATAEETE
- a CDS encoding tripartite tricarboxylate transporter TctB family protein encodes the protein MQRLLDRDLLTALVMFCIGAIFWVDPGANAKDWIFPRLATYLALGIAVALTAKVIFAAIKKRLPDVVRLAREDRLAHFDVLVFCLIVLAYMFVMYGLGFWLASVLMTSAASLYLTLEKTRRNIKLAVVVPICACIVAYFVFLHVFYVPFPEATWWPGFM
- a CDS encoding tripartite tricarboxylate transporter substrate binding protein: MKNYIRSGVLVAVAGAFLAVTAGAAKAEYPDKPITFIVPYSPGGGSDQQARRLVPGLEKALGVKIRIVYKTGGGGAVGFNELWRSKNDGYTISNVVVPNIVISSRGKDVGFKPDKFAYIGMTARAVGAVMVTKDSPFKTIEQLVAAAKATPGKLTVAGVGSTGRVNWGDLAEDLGIKLTYVPVSGGVGKMIPMLLGGHVNIGMTASNHATRHAAKLNTLVLAGAGKGSGVLSGVPNEPRWGYLTTWGIMAPPGTPADRVAKLNAALNKTTKDPKVAKIVTDNGLQQVWQTPAEALDYVKDSMKKYANK